From a region of the Salinispira pacifica genome:
- a CDS encoding TrmH family RNA methyltransferase, with protein sequence MNTHELKALNDYLKGFVTPGRAEKIDQVLSLRQRHVTVMLEDIYQPHNASAVLRSCDAFGIQHVHIVENRNSYRINPDVELGTAQWLTLHHYREKENNTPDAIRQLKESGYRIIATAPHSRDCLLEDLSIEKGPMALMFGTELNGLSDTALDLADEFVRIPMHGFVESFNISVSAAICLSSLDRRLRDSRIPIQPDAHELQEIRHQWYRNSLKRPDQLIRAYGQEKTHG encoded by the coding sequence ATGAATACTCACGAATTGAAAGCCCTGAATGATTATCTGAAGGGATTTGTAACCCCGGGACGGGCGGAAAAGATTGATCAGGTTCTGTCGCTGCGTCAACGCCATGTCACCGTCATGCTGGAAGATATTTATCAGCCTCACAACGCCAGTGCGGTACTTCGAAGCTGCGATGCATTCGGAATTCAGCATGTGCACATAGTGGAGAATCGAAACAGCTACCGGATAAACCCGGATGTTGAGCTGGGCACCGCCCAGTGGCTCACCCTTCATCATTACCGGGAGAAGGAAAACAACACCCCCGATGCAATTCGGCAGCTCAAAGAAAGCGGATACCGAATAATTGCCACAGCCCCCCACAGCCGGGACTGCCTCCTGGAGGATCTCTCCATAGAGAAAGGTCCCATGGCCCTGATGTTCGGTACCGAGCTCAACGGGTTAAGCGATACCGCATTGGATCTGGCGGATGAATTTGTTCGCATACCCATGCATGGATTTGTGGAAAGCTTCAACATATCCGTTTCAGCGGCAATCTGCCTCAGCTCCCTGGACAGGAGGCTGAGGGATTCCCGGATTCCCATTCAACCTGATGCCCACGAACTCCAGGAAATTCGCCATCAGTGGTATCGGAACAGCCTGAAAAGGCCTGATCAGCTTATCCGTGCATATGGACAGGAGAAAACGCATGGATAA
- the rlmD gene encoding 23S rRNA (uracil(1939)-C(5))-methyltransferase RlmD, with the protein MARKKRRFEDIEFQQVSLKGQSLSAPLENGKQIRVDGNLLIPGDAADLTELRKRKGFIDARPLRLVRRSPDRVTPWCPHFGICGGCTWQHADYPAQLRYKDEILRKALSDHQDIPEPMAPTLPSPRQIRYRNKLEYSFSRRRWFEDSNAGSDPRALGFFVPKQNNRVVDIYECYHQDSVSDRIRNRVREYALEKDISFHDPIEHQGLLRTLVIRITSTGQIMVALVLYEEDKTVIDGFVTMLQSEFPEITSLYYIVNNKMNDAYGDCPATHAGGETAVYEQLGHVRFRIGPLSFFQVNPLQTVALYELIRDFADLDSSETLYDLYTGTGSIALFLAERVKNLVAVEYVESAIEDARINAELNGIKNAEFFAGDMKDVLNDEFIARNGRPDVLICDPPRAGLHPDVVETIIASGASRLVYVSCNPVSLGRDLLRLRESYRIVKYRAVDMSPQTPHVETVMLLEKKREA; encoded by the coding sequence ATGGCCAGAAAAAAGAGACGATTTGAAGATATAGAATTCCAGCAGGTGAGCCTGAAAGGCCAAAGCCTCTCGGCACCCCTTGAAAACGGAAAGCAGATTCGTGTGGACGGTAATCTGCTGATTCCCGGCGATGCCGCCGATCTCACCGAGCTGAGAAAGCGGAAGGGGTTTATCGATGCCCGGCCTCTGCGCCTGGTCCGCCGCAGCCCCGACCGGGTTACGCCCTGGTGCCCCCACTTCGGAATCTGCGGCGGCTGTACCTGGCAGCACGCCGATTACCCGGCACAGCTTCGCTACAAAGACGAGATTCTCCGAAAAGCCCTGTCCGATCATCAGGATATACCGGAACCCATGGCGCCCACCCTTCCAAGTCCCCGGCAAATTCGCTACAGAAACAAGCTTGAATACAGCTTTTCCCGCCGCAGATGGTTTGAAGACAGCAATGCGGGAAGCGATCCCCGGGCTCTGGGGTTTTTTGTTCCCAAACAGAATAACCGGGTGGTGGATATTTATGAATGCTATCATCAGGATTCTGTATCAGACAGAATCCGAAACCGGGTGCGGGAGTACGCTCTTGAGAAAGATATCAGCTTTCACGATCCCATCGAGCACCAGGGGCTTTTACGCACCCTGGTAATCCGGATTACTTCAACGGGTCAGATAATGGTGGCTCTGGTGCTCTATGAAGAGGATAAGACGGTAATTGACGGTTTCGTGACCATGCTCCAAAGCGAGTTTCCCGAGATAACCAGCCTCTATTATATTGTGAATAATAAAATGAATGACGCCTACGGGGACTGTCCGGCCACCCATGCAGGCGGAGAAACGGCAGTGTATGAGCAGCTCGGCCATGTGCGGTTCCGCATCGGCCCCCTGTCCTTTTTTCAGGTGAATCCCCTTCAGACGGTTGCACTCTATGAGCTTATCCGGGATTTTGCCGACCTGGACAGCAGCGAGACCCTGTATGATCTCTACACCGGCACCGGCAGTATTGCCCTTTTTCTTGCAGAACGGGTGAAGAACTTGGTTGCCGTGGAATACGTGGAATCGGCAATTGAGGATGCCAGAATTAATGCTGAACTGAACGGGATAAAAAATGCAGAATTTTTTGCCGGGGATATGAAGGATGTGCTGAATGATGAGTTCATCGCCCGCAACGGAAGGCCCGATGTGCTGATCTGTGATCCTCCCAGGGCAGGGCTGCACCCGGATGTTGTGGAGACCATTATCGCGTCGGGAGCATCCCGGCTGGTGTATGTAAGCTGCAATCCCGTATCTTTGGGGCGTGATCTCCTGCGCCTCAGGGAATCGTACCGGATTGTAAAATACCGGGCGGTGGATATGAGTCCCCAGACCCCCCATGTGGAAACGGTAATGCTCCTTGAGAAGAAGCGTGAAGCGTGA
- a CDS encoding methyl-accepting chemotaxis protein gives MTIRARLMISFVLVMVLAASLIFSIFFISDLNSKARADQRVLIGLQAQIDLEAQSMLKMLANTMSSYPDAYEEAVAETDAQLARVSEIQFIRGLSPVIDRQLLEIDNIKAIIRANSQKVLLDAEQIFEENGFNTISGSSLFSYILRNHERLTSFQLFLISEFAGKTNQYVFGYEVAHEQFAEVIDSINDAVIRRSRIITLVMVGFNIFLLLAVLAVTAGIMSGISKSIKGLVNAVKIMTDKDLSQTVPAVGRDEITFISKNLEKLRLSLSRRLSEAQRMSVESVDVGQDLSSITQQTAAAVTEISSNISSMGDQVEKISDSLNTSAERNNRVNTAISELNNSFHKTREAFTLTAELITSLLKSFNRISEVSSTRQEQAELLSRLSKERIAELKQMVDQIQKVEDSSQNMEKILTAINEIAEQTSILSMNAAIQAARAGDAGKGFSVVADEIRALAITSGEQAANMRDIMVGVINSLKSVSRTSQTTEESFLHFQGEIQALVQAFEEIGDNTSQMTGTVEDVRSHLNEVDDLSAHSVAQSEEIKESASGVAQEIEQLKNLGSEISYGFTEISQSVGEITSAMTSISDLNVGLQDKAKGLDESIASFVLPGREELYEDASPGDEGDAEPREADQRTSEPADLEPEYEYESETDGEELSDTSEGSDFHADSEVPESDTLKEQVEPEAVEEEIFDAPVSRNTPDSQDAPESRDEAAEEFESPESSENRETTDSSADAGDPDQSEDVTELDIEELGDR, from the coding sequence ATGACGATACGTGCCAGATTGATGATAAGTTTTGTGCTGGTGATGGTACTGGCCGCATCATTGATTTTCAGCATCTTTTTCATTTCAGATCTGAACAGCAAAGCCAGGGCTGACCAGCGGGTGCTGATCGGTCTCCAGGCTCAAATAGATCTGGAAGCTCAGAGCATGCTGAAGATGCTTGCCAATACAATGAGCAGCTACCCCGATGCATATGAGGAGGCGGTGGCGGAAACCGACGCCCAGCTGGCACGGGTTTCTGAAATTCAGTTTATCCGGGGGCTTTCCCCGGTAATTGACCGGCAGCTTCTTGAGATTGATAATATTAAGGCGATTATCAGAGCCAACAGCCAAAAAGTCCTTCTGGATGCAGAGCAGATATTTGAAGAAAACGGGTTCAATACCATCAGCGGTTCCAGTCTCTTTTCCTATATTCTGAGAAATCACGAACGCCTTACCAGTTTTCAGCTCTTTCTGATTTCCGAATTCGCCGGAAAGACCAATCAGTATGTATTCGGATATGAGGTGGCCCACGAGCAGTTTGCGGAAGTTATTGATTCCATCAACGATGCAGTAATCCGCCGCAGCAGGATTATCACCCTTGTGATGGTCGGCTTCAATATCTTCCTGCTTCTGGCCGTGCTGGCGGTGACCGCAGGAATTATGTCCGGGATCAGTAAATCCATTAAAGGTCTGGTCAACGCAGTGAAAATTATGACCGATAAAGACCTGAGTCAGACGGTTCCCGCCGTAGGCAGGGACGAGATCACCTTTATCAGCAAAAATCTGGAAAAATTGCGGCTTTCCCTTTCCCGACGGCTTTCGGAAGCCCAGCGGATGAGCGTGGAAAGCGTGGATGTGGGCCAGGATCTTTCTTCAATCACCCAGCAGACTGCAGCGGCGGTAACCGAGATTTCCAGCAATATTTCCAGCATGGGTGATCAGGTAGAGAAAATCAGCGACAGCCTGAATACTTCCGCAGAACGGAATAACCGGGTGAACACTGCCATATCTGAATTGAACAACAGTTTTCACAAAACCAGAGAAGCATTCACCCTCACCGCAGAATTGATCACCAGCCTTCTGAAATCCTTTAACCGGATTTCCGAGGTCTCCAGCACCCGGCAGGAACAGGCAGAGCTGTTGAGCCGCCTGAGCAAAGAGCGGATAGCCGAGCTGAAGCAGATGGTTGATCAGATTCAGAAGGTGGAGGATTCTTCCCAGAATATGGAGAAGATTCTCACGGCCATCAATGAAATCGCAGAACAGACCAGCATTCTTTCCATGAATGCCGCAATTCAGGCCGCCCGGGCCGGAGATGCAGGAAAAGGCTTTTCGGTTGTTGCCGACGAAATCCGGGCCCTCGCCATTACCAGCGGGGAACAGGCTGCCAACATGCGGGATATCATGGTGGGGGTAATCAACTCACTGAAGAGCGTGTCCCGTACGTCCCAGACCACAGAAGAATCTTTTCTTCATTTTCAGGGCGAAATTCAGGCCCTTGTTCAGGCCTTTGAGGAGATCGGCGATAATACCTCCCAGATGACGGGAACCGTGGAAGACGTACGCAGCCATCTGAACGAGGTTGATGACCTCAGCGCCCATTCGGTGGCCCAGTCCGAGGAAATCAAGGAATCGGCTTCCGGCGTGGCCCAGGAAATTGAGCAGCTGAAAAATCTGGGCTCGGAAATCAGCTACGGTTTCACCGAGATCTCCCAGTCCGTGGGAGAGATCACCTCTGCCATGACCTCAATATCAGATCTGAATGTGGGGCTTCAGGACAAGGCCAAGGGGCTGGATGAATCCATCGCCTCCTTTGTTCTCCCCGGCAGGGAGGAGTTGTACGAGGATGCATCGCCCGGGGATGAAGGGGATGCCGAACCCCGGGAAGCGGATCAACGTACTTCCGAGCCGGCGGATCTTGAACCAGAATATGAATATGAATCCGAGACTGATGGTGAAGAGCTATCCGATACTTCGGAAGGTTCCGATTTTCACGCAGATTCGGAGGTTCCCGAATCCGATACGCTGAAAGAACAGGTTGAACCGGAAGCCGTGGAGGAAGAAATCTTCGACGCCCCGGTGAGCAGGAACACCCCGGACAGCCAGGACGCTCCGGAGAGCCGGGACGAAGCTGCTGAGGAATTTGAGAGCCCGGAAAGCTCCGAAAACCGGGAAACAACAGACTCCAGCGCTGATGCGGGGGATCCGGATCAGTCGGAGGATGTTACCGAACTGGATATTGAAGAACTGGGAGACCGCTGA
- a CDS encoding DUF2147 domain-containing protein, translating to MRIVSGKFLLLMLAFFLAAGFFLSADPVEGYWKSVDEDGEPTAFWQIYIEDGMAFGRIVKIIGKPQDSIADKVEASYPDHPVSGQLNTMRVVDVPWIYNLEPRRNEGEWTKGHIIDPNDGKRYALDLNFIPADHRKAVDGQETLEVKGKILMFARSQYWVRSSRAEVDSYQE from the coding sequence ATGCGAATTGTGTCTGGTAAGTTTTTACTTCTCATGCTTGCGTTTTTTCTGGCTGCAGGTTTCTTTCTCTCCGCCGATCCGGTGGAAGGGTACTGGAAAAGTGTGGATGAAGACGGCGAACCCACCGCCTTCTGGCAGATATATATCGAAGACGGAATGGCTTTCGGCCGGATTGTAAAGATCATCGGCAAACCCCAGGATTCCATCGCAGACAAAGTTGAGGCAAGCTATCCCGACCATCCGGTGAGCGGTCAGCTGAATACCATGCGGGTGGTTGATGTGCCGTGGATTTATAACCTGGAACCACGTCGAAATGAAGGAGAGTGGACCAAAGGGCATATTATCGACCCCAATGACGGGAAACGCTATGCCCTGGACCTGAACTTCATTCCCGCAGATCACCGGAAAGCGGTGGACGGACAGGAAACCCTGGAAGTTAAGGGGAAAATTCTGATGTTCGCCCGTTCCCAGTACTGGGTCCGCTCAAGCCGTGCCGAGGTTGATTCCTATCAGGAATAG
- a CDS encoding RluA family pseudouridine synthase, with the protein MNREAGNRRTSEYRKKKSDKTPIPIEILYQDEVIFVVDKPPGMLVHPNQYDRKTPSLVNSLSGKMHAKVYPVHRLDKDTSGLILFSRDKAAAAKLGEQFSDSRVLKKYHAVVFGTLDTPAEVTAPIRQGGKGEKQPALSRIRFLAEAQIEGVQLSLVEIELETGRNHQARIHCEILGKPIVGDRQHGWKEPNAELARILNLPEWTPMFLRSMELGFDHPMDGRRMFFSEGYPGMWQALLEPLFREIQ; encoded by the coding sequence ATGAACAGAGAAGCCGGAAACCGGCGAACTTCCGAATACAGAAAAAAGAAGTCCGACAAAACCCCCATCCCTATTGAAATCCTGTATCAGGATGAAGTCATATTTGTTGTCGATAAACCTCCGGGGATGCTGGTGCACCCCAATCAATACGACAGAAAAACCCCATCCCTGGTGAACAGCCTCAGCGGAAAAATGCACGCCAAGGTCTACCCCGTTCACCGGCTGGACAAGGATACCAGCGGTCTGATTCTTTTCAGCCGTGACAAGGCTGCTGCAGCCAAACTGGGGGAGCAGTTCAGCGATTCCCGGGTGTTGAAGAAGTATCACGCAGTGGTGTTCGGTACGCTGGATACCCCCGCAGAGGTTACCGCCCCCATCCGGCAGGGAGGCAAGGGGGAAAAGCAGCCTGCTCTGAGCAGAATACGCTTTCTTGCAGAGGCGCAGATTGAGGGCGTTCAGCTCAGCCTGGTGGAGATCGAACTGGAGACCGGAAGAAACCATCAGGCCCGCATCCACTGTGAAATCCTGGGAAAACCCATCGTCGGTGACCGGCAGCACGGCTGGAAAGAGCCGAATGCTGAGCTTGCCCGGATCCTGAACCTGCCGGAATGGACTCCCATGTTTCTCCGTTCCATGGAACTGGGGTTTGACCACCCCATGGACGGCCGGCGGATGTTTTTCTCCGAGGGGTACCCCGGCATGTGGCAGGCACTGCTGGAACCCTTGTTCAGGGAAATTCAGTAG
- a CDS encoding ABC transporter ATP-binding protein produces MAIVELQDVHKVYPLGKTEVHAVQGVSSQIQKGDFISIAGPSGSGKSTILNMLGCIDVPTDGSVIIDDVDTKDLSDKQITELRHRFIGFIFQSFNLIPVLNVYENIEFPLLLGKEKVSRGEKSDWINYLIEEVGLADWRNHRPNELSGGQRQRVAIARALVAKPQVILADEPTANLDSKTGEQIIELMKKVNRDQETTFIFSTHDPTIVGIADHIIRLQDGKIVHEERREK; encoded by the coding sequence ATGGCAATTGTAGAATTACAGGACGTTCACAAGGTGTATCCTCTGGGAAAAACCGAAGTCCATGCGGTTCAGGGAGTAAGCTCCCAAATTCAGAAAGGGGATTTCATTTCCATAGCCGGACCTTCGGGATCGGGAAAATCCACCATTTTGAACATGCTGGGCTGCATAGATGTGCCCACCGACGGATCGGTGATTATCGACGACGTGGATACGAAGGACCTCAGTGATAAACAGATCACCGAACTTCGGCACAGATTCATCGGGTTCATTTTTCAGAGCTTCAATCTGATTCCGGTGCTCAACGTGTATGAAAATATTGAGTTCCCCCTGCTTCTGGGCAAAGAGAAAGTATCCCGGGGTGAAAAAAGCGACTGGATCAACTACCTCATCGAAGAGGTGGGGCTGGCAGATTGGCGGAATCACCGCCCCAACGAACTTTCCGGAGGCCAGAGACAGCGTGTAGCCATTGCCAGAGCCCTCGTGGCCAAACCCCAGGTTATTCTGGCTGACGAGCCCACTGCCAACCTGGACTCCAAAACCGGAGAACAGATCATCGAACTGATGAAAAAAGTAAACCGGGATCAGGAAACCACATTTATCTTTTCCACCCACGACCCCACAATTGTTGGAATTGCCGACCACATTATCCGACTTCAGGACGGCAAGATTGTTCATGAAGAACGCCGGGAGAAGTAA
- a CDS encoding ABC transporter permease yields the protein MPILMRIALRNLREHKAKTLIVGVLIALGILILTLGNSVLATAAVGIERSFIDSFTGHILVRAEAENPVTIAGAQGFSSDITGQTIPNYDRVYEYVSGLDQVTAANPQITFFGTIDFSTEEKSKAAIAPIFGVEPESYLNMFPDSLQILEGRFLEPGESGVVLPAETVKQIREDLNEDIQVGDEVRIQGFSGGPGGGGGGIRIRRLELLGVYEYLVDAGNTQPYAFIDASTVRSMAGMVVGSADAVNIDQADSSLLDTGDEMFGGDDMFAEEDLFADDALFSSEVDTVEADLNDENLYGILGDTSERAMASRPDAGAWTYILLRLEDDSQTTTTLMELNGHFQQEGWAVEAVDWSEASGGVAQFNQAFQVFFYVVVIILSVVSVIIIMNTLVISVIERTKEIGTMRSLGAQKKVVRRMFIAETMSISLVFGTIGLLLGLLIIWILNMVGITAPNPFFEVLFGGSTLRPILDSGAILSSYLIMLGIGLISSWYPVRVALKIQPLEAMQAA from the coding sequence ATGCCCATTTTAATGCGAATTGCTCTCCGGAATCTCCGGGAGCATAAGGCCAAGACTCTTATTGTGGGAGTGCTGATCGCTCTGGGTATTTTGATTCTCACCCTGGGGAATTCGGTGCTGGCCACCGCCGCGGTGGGAATTGAGCGTTCCTTTATAGACAGTTTCACCGGACACATTCTCGTCCGGGCGGAAGCGGAGAATCCGGTGACCATCGCTGGCGCACAGGGGTTCAGCTCCGATATTACAGGTCAAACCATTCCGAATTATGACCGGGTCTACGAATATGTTTCCGGGCTGGATCAGGTTACGGCGGCGAATCCCCAGATCACCTTTTTCGGGACCATAGATTTCAGTACCGAAGAGAAATCCAAGGCGGCCATCGCCCCGATTTTCGGGGTGGAACCCGAGAGCTATCTGAATATGTTCCCCGACAGCCTGCAAATTCTTGAGGGCCGATTCCTGGAGCCCGGTGAAAGCGGTGTCGTGCTTCCTGCGGAGACGGTGAAGCAGATTCGGGAAGACCTGAACGAAGATATTCAGGTGGGTGACGAAGTACGGATCCAGGGGTTTTCCGGTGGACCGGGCGGCGGAGGAGGCGGAATCCGCATCCGACGGCTCGAGCTCCTGGGAGTGTACGAATACCTGGTGGATGCAGGAAACACCCAACCCTATGCCTTTATTGATGCCTCCACGGTACGCTCCATGGCCGGCATGGTTGTGGGAAGCGCCGATGCGGTGAACATTGATCAGGCGGACAGCAGCCTGCTGGACACCGGAGATGAGATGTTCGGCGGGGATGATATGTTCGCCGAAGAAGACCTGTTTGCCGATGACGCCCTGTTTTCATCGGAGGTTGATACTGTTGAGGCCGATCTGAATGATGAGAATCTCTACGGAATTCTGGGAGATACCAGCGAACGGGCCATGGCCAGCCGTCCGGACGCCGGTGCCTGGACCTATATACTCCTTCGCCTTGAAGATGACAGCCAGACTACCACGACCCTTATGGAGCTGAACGGCCATTTTCAACAGGAGGGCTGGGCGGTGGAAGCCGTGGACTGGTCCGAAGCCTCGGGAGGGGTGGCCCAGTTCAACCAGGCCTTCCAGGTGTTTTTCTACGTTGTGGTAATCATCCTGTCGGTTGTCTCAGTGATCATCATTATGAATACGCTGGTTATTTCGGTGATCGAGCGCACCAAGGAGATCGGTACCATGCGGAGTCTGGGGGCCCAGAAAAAGGTTGTCAGAAGAATGTTCATAGCCGAAACCATGAGTATTTCTCTGGTGTTCGGAACCATCGGACTCTTGCTGGGACTTCTGATCATCTGGATTCTCAATATGGTTGGTATTACCGCTCCAAACCCCTTCTTTGAGGTGCTGTTCGGCGGATCAACCTTGAGACCCATTCTGGACAGCGGGGCAATTCTCAGCTCGTATCTGATTATGCTGGGAATCGGACTCATATCAAGCTGGTATCCGGTACGGGTTGCGTTGAAGATTCAGCCCCTGGAAGCCATGCAGGCGGCATGA